One Argiope bruennichi chromosome 5, qqArgBrue1.1, whole genome shotgun sequence DNA segment encodes these proteins:
- the LOC129968971 gene encoding ribosome-recycling factor, mitochondrial-like isoform X2, which produces MAEVIDIAEYKAQLRAAVDKLKKNYVENLNLRWTGSNVGNLRVKLQDEEFALHELARISRKNPQLVVLNMSEFPEVIKHVVQAINESGSEMNPQQEGTMIYLTIPKLSRDTREVLSKNAKIMCNKAKEEIRELQNHYIKVAKSKKDLSEDLIFNATNQIMALSDKAMDELRVVLMTKQHDILGDNEGSL; this is translated from the exons ATGGCTGAAGTTATTGACATTGCAGAATATAAAGCTCAATTAAGAGCTGCTGTTGACAAGCTCAAAAAGAATTATGTTGAGAATCTTAATCTTCGTTGGACTGGCA GTAATGTTGGTAATTTAAGAGTTAAGTTACAAGATGAAGAATTTGCCTTACATGAACTTGCACGTATATCAAGAAAAAATCCCCAGTTGGTTGTTTTAAATATGTCAGAGTTTCCTGag GTAATAAAACATGTTGTTCAAGCCATTAATGAATCTGGGAGTGAAATGAATCCACAACAAGAAGGAACAATGATATACTTGACTATTCCtaa gttatcAAGGGATACCAGAGAAGTATTATCCAAGAATGCTAAAATAATGTGCAATAAAGCAAAAGAGGAAATACGAGAGTTacaaaatcattatattaaagttgcaaaaagcaaaaaagatttatctgaagatttaatttttaatgcaacaaaTCAA ATCATGGCATTATCAGATAAAGCCATGGATGAATTAAGAGTTGTCTTGATGACAAAACAGCATGATATTTTGGGAGATAATGAAGGATCattgtaa
- the LOC129968947 gene encoding UNC93-like protein has translation MKKHRILKNLASLAFGHFLVFTAFDSLSNLQSTVNQSDGVGVASQSVIYSFFTISSFFLPTYFIRRFGCKKTLLISVFSVCPYVAANFYPTWGTLMPSAVLSGMAFGPLWAARSTYVNELSFQFSDYSKASISVINAWFFGIYSFFHENAEIWGNVISYYVLKETDNGTKIIVPDETLLQCGVNFCGRSPDIANPNLKPPSEEKRYILTGIYFTIVVLAGFVILFFMDPLDDSSCEDNVKNDKEKPRLSANLLIATFEHMKNRDQLLLIPLSFYCGLADGFYNCDFTKSYIACAWGISQVGHVTICYGVVSAVMDCSSGSLVKWLTRIPVFLLAASAHLTMFIILLLWRPQSDNYALYFILSGVYGIGASVWWSQIIAFYGVIFKKNEEPAFSNFYFWSSLGFSVAYAYSDILCTAVKIYILVTLLLLSIAAYIGVEFKHSCSKTERNLNIQQLECRVQMKDSDASLS, from the exons ATGAAGAAGCATCGTATATTGAAAAACCTCGCTTCTCTCGCCTTTGGTCATTTTTTGGTATTCACTGCTTTCGATTCTTTGAGCAACCTGCAGAGTACCGTCAACCAAAGCGATGGAGTCGGGGTGGCCTCGCAATCGGTCATCTATTCCTTCTTCACCATCTCATCTTTCTTCTTGCCCACTTACTTCATAAGGAGATTCGGCTGCAAGAAAACGTTACTGATATCAGTGTTTAGTGTGTGCCCATACGTAGCCGCTAATTTCTACCCCACATGGGGAACACTGATGCCCTCTGCAGTATTGAGTGGTATGGCATTCGGTCCTCTGTGGGCCGCGAGGAGTACATATGTCAACGAATTGAGTTTCCAGTTCTCCGATTACTCGAAAGCCTCTATCAGTGTTATCAATGCTTGGTTCTTTGGAATCTATTCCTTTTTCCATGAAAATGCTGAGATTTGGGGTAATGTCATTTCCTATTACGTCCTGAAGGAAACAGATAATGGGACGAAGATCATTGTACCAGATGAAACTTTGCTGCAATGTGGCGTTAATTTTTGTGGTAGATCCCCTGACATTGCCAATCCAAACTTGAAACCACCTTCAGAGGAAAAAAGATACATTCTAACGGGCATTTATTTCACTATAGTTGTGCTGGCGGGTTTTGTTATACTGTTCTTCATGGATCCATTAGATGACAGTTCTTGTGAagataatgttaaaaatgataaagaGAAGCCAAGACTTTCGGCCAATCTACTCATTGCAACTTTTGAACATATGAAGAATAGAGATCAGTTGCTGCTCATTCCCCTTTCTTTCTATTGTGGCTTAGCAGATGGATTTTACAACTGCGATTTTACTAAG tcCTATATCGCCTGTGCCTGGGGTATTTCACAAGTTGGCCATGTGACCATCTGCTATGGAGTAGTGAGTGCCGTGATGGACTGCTCGTCTGGCTCCCTGGTGAAATGGTTGACCAGGATCCCCGTCTTCCTACTTGCGGCCTCCGCGCACCTCACAATGTTCATCATCCTGCTGCTGTGGCGACCCCAGTCAGACAACTACGCCCTCTACTTCATTCTTTCAGGAGTGTATGGAATAGGGGCCAGTGTTTGGTGGTCACAAATTATTG CCTTTTATGGagttatattcaagaaaaatgagGAACCTGCATTTTCTAACTTCTACTTCTGGAGCTCACTGGGATTTTCGGTCGCCTATGCTTACAGCGACATCTTGTGCACCGCTGTAAAGATTTACATTTTGGTCACACTCCTACTTCTTTCTATAGCGGCTTACATAGGAGTCGAATTCAAACATTCTTGCTCAAAAACAGAACGCAACCTCAATATTCAGCAGCTAGAGTGCAGAGTGCAAATGAAAGATAGTGACGCTTCTTTGAGCTGA
- the LOC129968971 gene encoding ribosome-recycling factor, mitochondrial-like isoform X1 gives MEHLWKLRLFKSVSRTIRIKSVQNLCSASCTHLLHSGFVQKQPQISLPVVFQVRSYAKKVQGKKGGKQKHVKLSDEEMAEVIDIAEYKAQLRAAVDKLKKNYVENLNLRWTGSNVGNLRVKLQDEEFALHELARISRKNPQLVVLNMSEFPEVIKHVVQAINESGSEMNPQQEGTMIYLTIPKLSRDTREVLSKNAKIMCNKAKEEIRELQNHYIKVAKSKKDLSEDLIFNATNQIMALSDKAMDELRVVLMTKQHDILGDNEGSL, from the exons ATGGAACATTTGTGGAAACTTAGGCTGTTTAAATCAGTATCAAGGACAATAAGAATCAAATCAGTTCAAAATCTTTGTTCAGCTTCATGCACTCATCTACTTCATTCTGGTTTTGTGCAAAAGCAACCACAAATTTCATTACCTGTTGTTTTTCAAGTCCGCAGTTATGCAAAAAAGGTCCAAGGAAAAAAAG GAGGAAAGCAAAAGCATGTAAAGTTAAGTGATGAAGAGATGGCTGAAGTTATTGACATTGCAGAATATAAAGCTCAATTAAGAGCTGCTGTTGACAAGCTCAAAAAGAATTATGTTGAGAATCTTAATCTTCGTTGGACTGGCA GTAATGTTGGTAATTTAAGAGTTAAGTTACAAGATGAAGAATTTGCCTTACATGAACTTGCACGTATATCAAGAAAAAATCCCCAGTTGGTTGTTTTAAATATGTCAGAGTTTCCTGag GTAATAAAACATGTTGTTCAAGCCATTAATGAATCTGGGAGTGAAATGAATCCACAACAAGAAGGAACAATGATATACTTGACTATTCCtaa gttatcAAGGGATACCAGAGAAGTATTATCCAAGAATGCTAAAATAATGTGCAATAAAGCAAAAGAGGAAATACGAGAGTTacaaaatcattatattaaagttgcaaaaagcaaaaaagatttatctgaagatttaatttttaatgcaacaaaTCAA ATCATGGCATTATCAGATAAAGCCATGGATGAATTAAGAGTTGTCTTGATGACAAAACAGCATGATATTTTGGGAGATAATGAAGGATCattgtaa